One segment of Microbacterium arborescens DNA contains the following:
- the murC gene encoding UDP-N-acetylmuramate--L-alanine ligase — MIRPDLSLPIPADITAAHFIGIGGSGMSGLAGMFLDRGIRVSGSDRADSPAMRALAARGADVHVGHAAAHLPDDADTVVHTGAIWPENPEFLLAKERGLHVIHRSQALHWLIGGRRLVSVAGAHGKTTSTGMIVTALRGLGTRPTFVNGGVIADLGVSSATGDDDVFVIEADESDGTFLLYDTSIALITNVDPDHLDHWETREAFYDGFVRFGDGAREAVVISADDPGAARVAAALTHRRVITFGEAAEADVRVSDIVTHGPVSFSLTAGGDTVHGRLSVPGAHNAMNAAGAVAGLIALGFELERALRAVEGFGGTARRFELHGVTRGVSVYDDYAHHPTEVAAALSAARTVVGDGRIIALHQPHTYSRTQEMFREFADVLETHADHTVVLDVYGAREDPVPGVTGELVSGAFADPERVHFVADWQKAADYTAGVAREGDFIVTLGCGNVNLIVPQVLEALARTED, encoded by the coding sequence ATGATCAGACCCGACTTGAGCCTCCCGATCCCCGCCGACATCACCGCCGCGCACTTCATCGGCATCGGTGGATCGGGCATGTCCGGCCTCGCCGGGATGTTCCTCGACCGCGGCATCCGCGTCTCCGGTTCAGACCGCGCCGACAGCCCCGCGATGCGCGCGCTCGCGGCGCGCGGGGCGGACGTCCACGTCGGACACGCCGCGGCCCACCTCCCCGACGACGCCGACACGGTCGTCCACACGGGCGCGATCTGGCCCGAGAACCCGGAGTTCCTCCTCGCCAAAGAGCGTGGCCTGCACGTCATCCACCGGTCGCAGGCCCTGCACTGGCTCATCGGAGGACGGCGGCTGGTCTCGGTGGCCGGGGCGCACGGCAAGACCACGTCCACGGGCATGATCGTGACCGCGCTGCGTGGCCTCGGAACCCGTCCGACGTTCGTGAACGGCGGCGTGATCGCCGACCTGGGGGTCTCGAGTGCGACGGGAGACGACGACGTCTTCGTCATCGAGGCCGACGAGTCCGACGGCACCTTCCTCCTCTACGACACCTCGATCGCCCTGATCACCAACGTCGACCCCGACCACCTCGACCACTGGGAGACCCGCGAGGCGTTCTACGACGGTTTCGTGCGATTCGGCGACGGCGCGCGAGAGGCCGTCGTCATCTCGGCTGACGACCCGGGCGCGGCGCGTGTCGCCGCCGCTCTGACGCACCGCCGAGTGATCACGTTCGGTGAGGCGGCCGAGGCCGACGTTCGGGTCTCCGACATCGTGACGCACGGGCCGGTGTCGTTCTCGCTCACTGCCGGGGGAGACACGGTCCACGGCCGACTCTCGGTGCCGGGTGCGCACAACGCGATGAACGCCGCTGGCGCCGTCGCCGGGCTGATCGCCCTCGGGTTCGAGCTCGAGCGCGCGCTGCGTGCCGTCGAAGGGTTCGGGGGCACGGCCCGGCGGTTCGAGCTGCACGGCGTGACCCGCGGAGTCAGCGTGTACGACGACTACGCGCACCACCCGACCGAGGTGGCCGCCGCCCTCTCGGCGGCCCGCACCGTCGTCGGCGATGGGCGCATCATCGCGCTCCACCAGCCGCACACGTACTCGCGCACCCAGGAGATGTTCCGCGAGTTCGCGGACGTCCTCGAGACGCACGCCGACCACACCGTCGTCCTCGACGTCTACGGGGCGCGCGAAGATCCGGTTCCCGGCGTCACCGGTGAACTCGTCAGCGGGGCGTTCGCCGACCCCGAGCGCGTCCATTTCGTCGCCGACTGGCAGAAGGCCGCCGACTACACGGCAGGCGTCGCACGCGAGGGCGACTTCATCGTCACGCTGGGGTGCGGCAACGTGAACCTCATCGTCCCGCAGGTGCTCGAAGCGCTCGCTCGGACGGAGGACTAG
- a CDS encoding FtsQ-type POTRA domain-containing protein, producing the protein MRRPSPLPPSSRPAGGHDGADAQDARRPLATRRVDPPRRAQDGPDAGDVAEGSSPDATETQPVEEMWHQRGRDYGIAPIIPFDPPARAEPETPSTPGVADDDDTGRTPLTARDLWGAARARRRALRREVRRFTARQRRRRRIWLVSAGLFVALVLGSIGAAYSPLFAVERITIVGTAQLDPGAVETALEGQLGTPMPLVDESAVKAALVSFPLVESYSLEARPPHELVVRVVERTPVGAVQGEAGYTLVDAAGVALSTTPEPPAGQPLIEVEGGPSSSTFAAAGQVFRSLPDSLRSQVTVLSATTPNDVTLTLGDGRSVVWGGPADSAKKVQALEALMNARPDASGYDVSSPQAAVVR; encoded by the coding sequence ATGCGCCGCCCGAGCCCGCTGCCGCCCTCGTCACGGCCCGCCGGCGGGCACGACGGCGCAGACGCCCAGGACGCTCGTCGCCCGCTCGCGACGCGGCGCGTCGACCCGCCGCGTCGGGCGCAGGACGGTCCGGATGCGGGTGACGTTGCGGAGGGCTCGTCGCCGGATGCGACCGAGACTCAGCCCGTCGAGGAGATGTGGCATCAACGCGGCCGTGACTACGGGATCGCGCCCATCATCCCGTTCGATCCGCCCGCGCGGGCGGAGCCCGAGACCCCGTCGACACCGGGTGTCGCGGACGACGACGACACAGGTCGCACGCCGCTCACCGCGCGCGACCTGTGGGGAGCGGCGCGGGCGCGTCGGCGCGCGCTCCGGCGCGAGGTCCGACGTTTCACCGCGCGTCAGCGTCGGCGCCGACGCATCTGGTTGGTCTCCGCGGGGTTGTTCGTCGCCCTCGTCCTCGGGTCGATCGGAGCCGCGTACAGCCCGTTGTTCGCCGTTGAGCGCATCACGATCGTCGGCACCGCGCAGCTCGACCCGGGAGCGGTGGAGACCGCCCTCGAAGGGCAGCTGGGCACGCCGATGCCGCTCGTCGACGAGAGCGCCGTGAAGGCGGCGCTCGTCTCCTTCCCGCTGGTGGAGTCGTACAGCCTCGAGGCCAGGCCGCCGCACGAGCTCGTGGTGCGCGTCGTCGAGCGGACGCCGGTGGGAGCCGTGCAGGGCGAGGCCGGCTACACCCTCGTCGACGCGGCCGGGGTCGCGCTCTCGACTACGCCCGAGCCGCCGGCCGGTCAGCCGCTCATCGAGGTCGAAGGCGGTCCGTCGTCGAGCACCTTCGCCGCAGCGGGGCAGGTGTTCCGATCGCTTCCGGACTCGCTGCGTTCGCAGGTGACCGTGCTGTCCGCGACGACGCCCAACGACGTCACCTTGACCCTCGGCGACGGCCGCTCGGTGGTCTGGGGTGGGCCCGCCGACTCGGCCAAGAAGGTTCAGGCGCTCGAAGCGCTGATGAACGCGCGGCCGGATGCCTCGGGATACGACGTTTCGTCGCCGCAGGCGGCCGTCGTCCGCTGA
- the ftsZ gene encoding cell division protein FtsZ, with protein MSQNQNYLAVIKVVGVGGGGVNAVNRMIELGLRGVEFIAVNTDAQALLMSDADVKLDVGRELTRGLGAGADPEVGRRAAEDHAEEIEEALAGADMVFVTAGEGGGTGTGGAPVVARIAKSIGALTIGVVTKPFSFEGRRRQSQAEAGVSKLKEEVDTLIVVPNDRLLEISDRGISMVEAFATADQVLLAGVQGITDLITTPGLINLDFADVKSVMQGAGSALMGIGSARGADRAIKAAELAVESPLLEASIEGAHGVLLSIQGGSNLGIFEINDAAQLVKEAAHPEANIIFGTVIDDTLGDEVRVTVIAAGFDGGEPQTRIEPIAAARPSAPPVLPEVPAEEAAASEPSERRETKETVPVSAKSESYDSVFGDDDLDIPDFLK; from the coding sequence ATGAGCCAGAACCAGAACTACCTCGCGGTGATCAAGGTCGTCGGTGTGGGCGGTGGCGGCGTCAATGCCGTCAACCGGATGATCGAGCTGGGGCTGCGGGGTGTCGAGTTCATCGCGGTGAACACCGACGCCCAGGCGCTCCTGATGAGCGATGCCGACGTCAAACTCGACGTCGGCCGTGAGCTGACGCGCGGCCTGGGCGCCGGCGCCGACCCCGAGGTCGGGCGTCGTGCTGCGGAGGACCACGCCGAAGAGATCGAAGAGGCGCTCGCGGGCGCCGACATGGTCTTCGTGACTGCCGGCGAGGGCGGTGGCACCGGCACCGGCGGCGCGCCCGTCGTTGCACGTATCGCCAAGTCGATCGGTGCGCTCACGATCGGTGTCGTCACGAAGCCCTTCTCGTTCGAGGGTCGTCGTCGGCAGAGCCAGGCCGAGGCCGGCGTGTCGAAGCTGAAGGAAGAGGTCGACACCCTCATCGTCGTCCCGAACGACCGCCTGCTCGAGATCAGCGACCGCGGCATCTCGATGGTCGAGGCCTTCGCGACCGCCGACCAGGTGCTGCTCGCCGGTGTCCAGGGCATCACCGACCTGATCACCACCCCCGGTCTCATCAACCTCGACTTCGCCGACGTGAAGTCCGTCATGCAGGGGGCTGGCTCGGCCCTCATGGGCATCGGCTCCGCGCGCGGAGCCGACCGCGCGATCAAGGCCGCCGAGCTCGCCGTCGAGTCGCCGCTTCTCGAAGCGTCCATCGAGGGAGCCCACGGCGTCCTGCTCTCCATCCAGGGCGGGTCGAACCTCGGCATCTTCGAGATCAACGATGCGGCGCAGCTCGTCAAGGAGGCCGCGCACCCCGAGGCGAACATCATCTTCGGTACGGTCATCGACGACACCCTCGGCGACGAGGTCCGCGTGACGGTCATCGCGGCAGGCTTCGACGGTGGCGAGCCGCAGACCCGCATCGAGCCCATCGCCGCTGCTCGTCCTTCCGCGCCGCCGGTCCTGCCCGAGGTTCCGGCCGAGGAGGCTGCGGCATCCGAGCCCTCCGAACGTCGCGAGACCAAGGAGACGGTGCCGGTCTCGGCCAAGAGCGAGTCGTACGACTCGGTCTTCGGCGACGACGACCTCGACATCCCCGACTTCCTGAAGTAG
- a CDS encoding YggS family pyridoxal phosphate-dependent enzyme has translation MPDLAERLADVDARIAAAMRASGRAPGEVTRVVVTKFHPPELIAQLHALGVRDVGENRQQELTAKRAELAGLEGMRWHFIGQAQTNKARAVRAAADVVHSVDRARIADALDGAEPEGEPLDVLVQVNLTDDPGRGGVAPDGVEALATHVLERCPGLVVRGVMAVAPLGEEPAAAFARLAQTSDVLRTVAPGATWISAGMTGDFVEAISAGATHLRIGSAITGPRPDRG, from the coding sequence ATGCCGGATCTGGCCGAACGGCTCGCCGACGTCGACGCCCGCATCGCCGCTGCGATGCGGGCGTCGGGTCGCGCCCCGGGCGAGGTGACGAGGGTCGTGGTGACGAAGTTCCACCCGCCTGAGCTCATCGCGCAGCTCCACGCACTGGGCGTGCGTGATGTGGGGGAGAACCGGCAGCAGGAGCTCACCGCGAAGCGCGCGGAGCTCGCCGGGCTCGAGGGCATGCGCTGGCATTTCATCGGCCAGGCCCAGACGAACAAGGCGCGCGCGGTGCGAGCAGCGGCGGATGTCGTCCACTCCGTCGACCGCGCGCGCATCGCCGACGCGCTCGACGGCGCAGAGCCCGAGGGCGAGCCCCTCGACGTGCTCGTGCAGGTCAACCTGACCGATGACCCGGGTCGTGGCGGCGTCGCGCCGGACGGAGTCGAGGCCCTGGCCACCCACGTGTTGGAGCGGTGCCCGGGTCTGGTGGTCCGAGGCGTCATGGCCGTCGCCCCCCTCGGCGAGGAGCCCGCCGCGGCGTTCGCCCGCCTCGCGCAGACGTCAGACGTCCTGCGTACCGTCGCGCCCGGCGCGACCTGGATCTCCGCCGGGATGACCGGCGATTTCGTCGAAGCGATCTCTGCCGGTGCGACACACCTGCGGATCGGATCGGCAATCACGGGACCGCGCCCGGACCGCGGATAG
- a CDS encoding cell division protein SepF — MSNPLKKTMVYLGLADEEEMYEEPQAEQQQARREKPVEKPAAPVTPLHRPAVVRQPTTGTVSEILTVHPKQYRDAQVIAENFREGVPVIINLSQMSDADARRLIDFASGLSLGLYGRIERVTSKVFLLSPENIAVSGDGAVAQAEPEAAPFAQ; from the coding sequence ATGTCGAACCCGCTGAAGAAGACCATGGTTTACCTGGGCCTCGCAGATGAGGAAGAAATGTACGAAGAGCCGCAGGCCGAGCAGCAGCAGGCTCGCCGTGAGAAGCCCGTCGAGAAGCCGGCGGCGCCGGTGACGCCCCTGCACCGCCCCGCGGTCGTGCGTCAGCCCACGACGGGAACCGTGAGCGAGATTCTGACCGTCCACCCCAAGCAGTACCGCGACGCGCAGGTCATCGCCGAGAACTTCCGCGAGGGTGTGCCGGTGATCATCAACCTCTCGCAGATGAGCGACGCCGATGCGCGCCGCCTCATCGACTTCGCGAGCGGCCTGTCCCTCGGTCTCTACGGCCGCATCGAGCGTGTGACGAGCAAGGTGTTCCTGCTCTCGCCCGAGAACATCGCCGTCTCCGGCGACGGCGCCGTGGCTCAGGCTGAGCCTGAGGCGGCGCCGTTCGCGCAGTGA
- a CDS encoding YggT family protein: MDVVRLIAALVYFALLLYILVLFVRLILEYIPLFNREWRPRGFTLVLAEVVYTITDPPIKTLRRVIPPIRLGVIAIDLAFPLTMLACFILLSITRVIAFV, translated from the coding sequence GTGGATGTCGTACGGCTGATCGCCGCACTCGTCTACTTCGCCCTCCTGCTGTACATCCTCGTTCTGTTCGTCCGACTGATCCTGGAGTACATCCCGCTGTTCAACCGGGAGTGGCGCCCGAGAGGCTTCACCCTCGTTCTCGCCGAGGTCGTCTACACGATCACGGATCCCCCGATCAAGACACTGCGCCGGGTCATTCCTCCGATCAGGCTCGGCGTCATCGCGATCGATCTGGCATTCCCGCTCACCATGCTGGCGTGCTTCATCCTGCTGTCGATCACTCGCGTGATCGCCTTCGTCTGA
- a CDS encoding DivIVA domain-containing protein yields MALTPEDVVTKQFQHVRFKEGFDPDEVDDFLDEIVVEWRKTIAENDELKAKLAAYESGETPAPAASDDAVVEEVPAPVAAVEQPAAAADMAPAAASAGIIELAQRLHDEHVAEGKAQRDKLIADAQAQAASIISEAEARGRDEVARLEAERVSLEGRISELQQFEKDYRGQLRGFIESKLRDLDTTGVSAGA; encoded by the coding sequence ATGGCTTTGACCCCTGAAGACGTCGTCACCAAGCAGTTCCAGCACGTGCGTTTCAAGGAAGGATTCGACCCCGATGAGGTCGACGACTTCCTCGACGAGATCGTCGTGGAATGGCGCAAGACGATCGCTGAGAACGACGAGCTCAAGGCGAAGCTCGCAGCCTACGAGTCGGGCGAGACCCCCGCGCCGGCCGCATCCGACGACGCCGTCGTCGAAGAGGTGCCCGCGCCGGTCGCCGCTGTCGAGCAGCCCGCCGCGGCCGCCGACATGGCTCCTGCCGCCGCATCCGCCGGCATCATCGAGCTGGCCCAGCGCCTGCACGACGAGCACGTCGCCGAGGGCAAGGCCCAGCGCGACAAGCTCATCGCCGATGCGCAGGCCCAGGCCGCGTCGATCATCTCCGAGGCAGAAGCCCGAGGCCGCGACGAGGTCGCGCGTCTCGAAGCCGAGCGCGTGTCGCTCGAGGGTCGCATCTCCGAGCTGCAGCAGTTCGAGAAGGACTACCGCGGTCAGCTCCGCGGCTTCATCGAGAGCAAGCTCCGCGATCTCGACACGACCGGCGTCTCGGCCGGCGCCTAA
- the lspA gene encoding signal peptidase II, which produces MASRKRLNGPAAGALVAILATVVLAADQFTKYLALENLPYQREVPVLGDFFQLYLTKNPGAAFSLGTGVTWLFTIALAAVAVVVIVLTVRSVRTRSWAIVLGLLLGGVLGNLTDRLLREPGFLVGHVIDFIHTPWMWLWFPSAIYNVADMFIVTMMISVAVLVVIGIRFDGSRERRTADAPAESTTDAPADR; this is translated from the coding sequence TTGGCGTCGCGCAAGCGTCTGAACGGTCCGGCGGCCGGTGCCCTCGTCGCGATTCTCGCGACAGTGGTGCTGGCCGCCGACCAGTTCACGAAGTACCTCGCCCTCGAGAACCTGCCGTACCAGCGTGAGGTCCCCGTCCTCGGCGACTTCTTCCAGCTTTACCTGACGAAGAACCCCGGTGCGGCGTTCTCGCTGGGGACCGGCGTCACGTGGCTCTTCACGATCGCGCTCGCTGCTGTCGCGGTGGTCGTGATCGTGCTCACTGTACGCAGCGTGCGCACGCGGTCGTGGGCCATCGTCCTCGGACTCCTTCTGGGGGGCGTGCTCGGCAATCTCACCGACCGCCTGCTGCGCGAACCCGGTTTCCTCGTCGGGCACGTGATCGACTTCATCCACACGCCGTGGATGTGGCTGTGGTTCCCCTCTGCGATCTACAACGTCGCCGACATGTTCATCGTGACGATGATGATCTCCGTCGCCGTGCTCGTGGTGATCGGCATCCGCTTCGATGGTTCACGCGAGCGGCGAACAGCAGACGCGCCCGCCGAATCGACGACCGACGCCCCCGCGGACCGCTGA
- a CDS encoding RluA family pseudouridine synthase, which yields MPQRALPVPDGLDGVRVDAALAKLLGFSRTFAAEVAAAGGVTLDGRTLGKSDKLVAGSWLDVFWEERAEAQIVPVAVPDLGIVHDDDDIVVVDKPAGVAAHPSLGWDGPTVLGALAAAGYRIATTGAAERQGVVHRLDVGTSGLMVVAKSERAYVALKRAFKEREVEKIYHAVVQGHPDPLAGTIDAPIGRHPSHSWKFAVTPTGKDSVTHYETLEAFPGASLLEVHLETGRTHQIRVHMAAHRHPCVGDPLYGADPTLSARLGLTRQWLHAHRLAFDHPVTGEWSTFVSPYAPDLARALEVLRGD from the coding sequence ATGCCGCAGCGCGCGCTCCCGGTTCCCGACGGACTCGACGGCGTTCGTGTCGACGCCGCGCTGGCCAAGCTGCTCGGATTCTCCCGCACCTTCGCCGCGGAGGTGGCGGCTGCGGGCGGTGTGACCCTCGATGGTCGCACGCTCGGCAAGTCCGACAAGCTCGTCGCCGGGTCTTGGCTCGACGTCTTCTGGGAGGAGCGGGCTGAAGCGCAGATCGTCCCGGTCGCGGTGCCCGACCTGGGCATCGTGCACGACGATGACGACATCGTCGTCGTCGACAAGCCGGCCGGGGTCGCCGCGCACCCGTCGCTCGGGTGGGACGGACCGACGGTCCTGGGCGCGCTGGCAGCCGCGGGCTATCGCATCGCCACGACGGGTGCCGCCGAGCGTCAGGGCGTCGTGCACCGGCTCGATGTCGGCACCAGCGGTCTCATGGTCGTCGCCAAGAGCGAGCGCGCCTACGTCGCGCTCAAGCGCGCGTTCAAGGAGCGCGAGGTCGAGAAGATCTACCACGCCGTGGTGCAAGGTCATCCCGATCCGCTCGCGGGAACGATCGATGCCCCGATCGGCCGCCACCCCTCGCACTCCTGGAAGTTCGCCGTCACGCCCACGGGCAAAGACTCCGTCACCCACTACGAGACGCTCGAGGCGTTCCCGGGCGCATCATTGCTCGAGGTGCACCTCGAGACCGGACGGACGCATCAGATCCGTGTGCACATGGCCGCGCATCGGCATCCCTGCGTCGGCGATCCGCTGTACGGCGCCGACCCGACGCTGTCCGCCCGGCTCGGGCTGACCCGTCAGTGGCTGCACGCCCACCGGCTCGCATTCGATCACCCGGTGACGGGGGAGTGGTCGACCTTCGTCTCGCCGTACGCCCCCGACCTCGCGCGCGCCCTCGAGGTACTCCGCGGCGATTGA
- a CDS encoding cyclodeaminase/cyclohydrolase family protein, translating to MSSRVALGDLLDALAQDQGDPGGGTASGVVTAVAAALAQMVSRYSAAEPAATGIDRRLARLRDAAVAAADDDGRASGALGAALRPAQDEGPGDRDRRIVDAATRAIETSAALGDIALGVWTEVRLLADVGNHHLMSDVAVASDAVAAGLGGAATNLRGGLALIDAHGDARPAEAMHGDLLGRLITARREARALADRLGEP from the coding sequence GTGAGTTCCCGCGTCGCTCTGGGCGACCTGCTCGACGCGCTCGCGCAGGATCAGGGCGACCCGGGAGGCGGGACCGCGAGCGGAGTCGTGACCGCGGTCGCCGCGGCACTGGCTCAGATGGTGAGTCGCTACAGCGCCGCAGAGCCCGCCGCGACCGGCATCGACCGCCGACTCGCCCGGCTTCGTGACGCGGCCGTGGCGGCAGCGGATGACGACGGCCGCGCGTCGGGCGCCCTCGGCGCCGCACTCCGACCGGCACAGGATGAGGGTCCGGGCGATCGCGATCGGCGCATCGTCGATGCGGCGACCCGTGCGATCGAGACGTCGGCCGCACTCGGCGACATCGCGCTCGGGGTGTGGACGGAGGTGCGCCTCCTCGCCGACGTCGGCAACCACCACCTCATGTCCGACGTCGCCGTCGCCTCCGATGCCGTGGCCGCAGGACTCGGTGGCGCGGCGACGAACCTCCGCGGCGGCCTCGCGCTCATCGATGCCCACGGCGATGCCCGCCCTGCCGAGGCGATGCACGGCGACCTGCTCGGCCGGCTCATCACGGCACGGCGCGAAGCGCGGGCTCTCGCCGACCGGCTCGGCGAGCCATAG
- a CDS encoding NUDIX hydrolase: protein MATPDFVLDLREKIGTAPLPLVGVTAVVFRDEKVLLGKRADNGSWQPVSGIVDPGEEPADAAVRECLEEAGVVVRAERLALVHQIPRIIYANGDQVDYLDLVFRCSWVSGDPHPADGELTEVGFYDLGQMTDVAPEHVRKIALAVAEDDPATFRGGR from the coding sequence ATGGCCACTCCCGACTTCGTCCTCGATCTGCGCGAGAAGATCGGCACCGCTCCGCTCCCCCTCGTGGGGGTGACCGCCGTGGTGTTCCGCGACGAGAAGGTGCTTCTGGGCAAGCGAGCCGACAACGGCAGCTGGCAACCCGTGTCGGGCATCGTCGATCCGGGCGAGGAGCCCGCTGACGCGGCCGTCCGCGAGTGCCTCGAAGAAGCGGGAGTCGTCGTCCGCGCCGAGCGCCTCGCGCTCGTGCATCAGATCCCCCGGATCATCTATGCCAACGGCGATCAGGTCGACTACCTCGATCTGGTGTTCCGGTGCTCGTGGGTCTCGGGCGACCCGCACCCCGCCGACGGCGAGCTGACGGAGGTGGGGTTCTACGACCTCGGCCAGATGACCGACGTCGCGCCGGAGCACGTCCGCAAGATCGCACTCGCCGTCGCGGAGGACGACCCGGCCACATTCCGGGGCGGCCGGTGA